The following proteins are encoded in a genomic region of Oryza brachyantha chromosome 11, ObraRS2, whole genome shotgun sequence:
- the LOC102704011 gene encoding putative clathrin assembly protein At1g33340 yields the protein MKVFKGKIWAALGSLMDHAAAATASGNTKASSAAAPDRALLADIEAAVERCTGGAGGGGGRGGGGGGGGGDHDDRHVHEILFLVSNAPGAITFLSRRITARLEAARAPAAALRSLLLVHRLLRAGDRYFEQDLRGLWASRDLRIDAPRCSCSPLVSGAAAGEYVSAGPAAATGTCSFLHGYSAYLEERMQWVINQAGNLEPARPRPPPPDRHHHHHDDGDPPRPRSSSSSSHDAAEPLIFKLAMSQRLLDLAIQLLPDNNTSAASAAARSAFGIVLRESFKVYDAFKDGLDALLRSRAAGAMASKASRASAHEILKKACAQTPELKEFYHKCKRSNVSKSLDYPVVRVVTSAMELIMPPVDEEADADDRCCGEEEAPGGDDDDGVSAGGAPFATKLETTISTVWVEFDDGDDGLQHDAAAAGGGGDHSLQPTYSL from the coding sequence ATGAAGGTGTTCAAGGGCAAGATTTGGGCTGCGCTAGGCTCACTCATGGACCAtgcagccgccgccacggcgtccGGGAACACCAAGGcctcatcggcggcggcgccggacaGGGCGCTTCTTGCCGACATCgaagcggcggtggagcggtgcaccggcggcgccggaggaggaggcggccgcggcggaggtggtggtggtggtggaggggacCATGACGACCGGCACGTGCACGAGATACTCTTCTTGGTGTCCAACGCGCCGGGCGCGATCACCTTCCTGTCGCGGCGCATCACTGCGCGgctggaggcggcgcgcgccccggccgccgcgctccggtcgctgctgctcgtccaccgcctcctccgcgccggcgaCAGGTACTTCGAGCAGGACCTCCGCGGCCTCTGGGCGTCCCGGGACCTGCGCATCGACGCGCCGCGGTGCAGCTGCTCGCCGctcgtctccggcgccgccgcgggcgagTACGTCAGCGccgggccggccgccgccacgggcACGTGCTCCTTCCTCCACGGCTACTCCGCCTACCTCGAGGAGCGCATGCAGTGGGTCATCAACCAGGCGGGCAACCTCGAGCCCGCCcggccgcgtccgccgccgccggaccgccaccaccaccatcacgacgacggtgacccgccgcggccgcgctcgtcgtcgtcgtcgtcccacgacgccgccgagccgctCATCTTCAAGCTCGCGATGAGCCAGAGGCTGCTCGACCTCGCCATCCAGCTTCTTCCCGACAACAACACGagcgccgccagcgccgccgcccggtcgGCCTTCGGCATTGTGCTCCGGGAGAGCTTCAAGGTCTACGACGCCTTCAAGGACGGCCTCGACGCGCTTCTCCggtcgcgcgccgccggcgcgatGGCCAGCAAGGCGTCGAGGGCCTCCGCCCACGAGATACTCAAGAAGGCGTGCGCCCAGACGCCGGAGCTCAAGGAGTTCTACCACAAGTGCAAGAGGAGCAATGTGAGCAAGAGCCTCGACTACCCCGTCGTCAGGGTCGTCACGTCGGCAATGGAGCTCATCATGCCGCCGGTCGACGAGgaggccgacgccgacgaccgGTGCTGCGGCGAAGAAGAGGCgccgggcggcgacgacgacgacggcgtgtcCGCTGGCGGTGCACCGTTTGCCACCAAGTTGGAGACGACGATCAGCACGGTGTGGGTCGAgttcgacgacggcgacgacggcctgCAGCATGACgcggcggctgccggcggcggcggcgaccattCCTTGCAGCCTACCTATAGTTTGTAG